Sequence from the Hydrogenobacter hydrogenophilus genome:
TAAGAAAACAGCCCTCTCTTGCGGAAAGATTGTTTAAAATATTCGTTCAGGAGGTAGATAATGGAGACACGCTCAGAAGGTTATCCTATGTCCATAACAGAGCTGATGGAACTCGAATCTGAATATTCCATAAAGGCTTACATACTCATAAAGGCAGACCCAAGAGAGATACCTTCCATCATGTTAGCTCTTTCCACCTTTGAGGGGGTAAAAACGGCGGATGTGGTAACAGGACCGTATGACATAATAGTCTTTGCGGAACTTCGCAATCAAGATGAACTGGGTAGGTTAGTTATAAACAAGATACATTCCTTAGAAGGTGTAAGGGAAGCTCTCACCTGCGTAGTGGTTAAGATATGAGATATCCACAAGTAATGGAATACGAAGACAGAATAGTAGTCATATACTCTTCTGAAGAACCTGCTTACAACCAAGAGGACGATGGGGTTATGCTTTACTATTCAAAAAAAGGAGATATAGTAAAAATTATAATAAAAAAAGATGATAAACACCACATCATATACTTCTGAAAGTCTTATCATAAAAGGAGGTTGTAAGCTAAAGGGGAAGGTAAGAATCTCAGGTTCTAAAAACGCATCCTTACCCATAATTATGAGTACGCTGCTTACCAATAAGCCCTGTCATATAGAAGATGTGCCAGACCTGCTGGATGTTAAAAACAGTGTGGAGCTTTTGCGTTTGCTTGGTGCAGAGGTTATACAAAGCTCTACTTCTCTCGCTGTTGATGCATCAAAGGTAAACAGTTTTATCGCACCTGATCACTTAGTAAGGAGGATGAGAGCGTCTGTGCTTGCCATGGGACCCCTTTTGGCACGCTTCAAAAAGGCGGTGGTTGCAATGCCAGGTGGCTGTTCCATAGGCATAAGAGCTATAGACCAACATCTGAAAGTCTTTGAGAAGGCAGGGGCACACATAAAGGTTCAGCACGGATACATTCACTTAGAACTAAAAGACATAAAACCTGTTGAATACACCTTTGAAGTGGTCACTGTGACAGGCACAGAGAACGCTCTTATGTTCCTAAGCATGTGTGAAAAAAGGAGCATACTTAGGAATATAGCCATAGAGCCAGAAGTTATGGACTTGATAGAAGTTTTAAGAAAGATGGGAGCAAACATACAGGTGGAAGGTAGAACCGCCATAATTAGGGGCAGTTCTGAACTTGGAGGCTTTACTCATAGAGTTATACCCGACAGGATAGAGGCTGGTACTTTTCTAGTAGCGGGTTTTATGACTAAAGGGGACATAGAGCTTGAAAATGTCCGCGTTGACCATCTTGGTAGTGTCATAGAGAAGCTTAAAGAAGCAGGAGCGTGCATAGAAGTGTGTGGAACTGATAGGATAAGGGTTTATTCAAAAGGGAATAGCATCAGACCCCTTTCTATTTCTACTTTGGAGTATCCTGGTTTTCCCACAGATATGCAGGCTCAGTTTATGTCTATGTGCTGTTTGGCAGATGGTTGGTCAGATATAACGGAGAACATCTTTGAAAATAGGTTTCAGCATGTGGCAGAACTAAAAAGAATGGGTGCGGACATACATGTAAAGGGTAGAACTGCTTTCGTAAGAGGTGTAGAAAAGCTCACAGGTGCAGAGGTTTTCTCTACGGATCTTCGGGCTTCTGCCAGTTTAGTGCTTGCGGGCCTTGTAGCAGAAGGAGAAACTATTGTGAGAGATATATACCATCTTGATAGAGGCTACGAAAGACTGGACGAAAAGCTAAGAAACCTTGGAGCGGTAGTTGAGAGGCAAACATCATATGAATGAGCATATACTGATCGTAGGTCTTGGGAACATGGGTAGGAAGTATCTTTCCAAGTTGGAAGAGCTGGGACACAAGCTTGTAGCTTGCGACATAGACCCTCAAAAGGCTACAGATAAGCACCCTTTTTACTGCCACCTGGGTGAAGTGAAAGAAGAGCTAAAGGCAGTCATAGTTGCCATAGATCCTATAGCGCATGTTAGCGTATCAGAAAACTTTTTAGAAAAGGGAATTCCCGTTCTTCTTGAAAAACCACCCGCTCTTAGCACAGAGGAGTTTGAAAAAATATACCACTACCCTAATCTCTATGTGTCCGAAATAGAAACCTTCTCTTCGTGCTTGAATTTTTTTCCAAAAGAGGTAGAGAACATCCAGATAGAAAGGTTAGGAAAAGGAAAAGGCTACATATCCCCCTTGTGGGACCTTGCTTGGCATGACCTTTACTTGCTTCAACTGTTTTTTGAAGACATCAAGATAGAAAAGCTTACCGTCAACAAAGTATGGGAACTTCACGGCAGGATGGATGATGTGCCTTTTTCTATAAGGACCGCATGGCAGTATCCAGAACCATCACGAAGATGGATCATAAACGGTGGTCAAGTAATACTTGATTTCGCAAGAGAAGAGGTATGGGTAGGTAATAGGCTCATTCATAGGGAAGAAAAAAGGGACAAGTTAAGACTAATGTTAGAGAGCTTTATAAAAGGGAACTTTGATCACAAAAGCAGAGAACGAGCTAAAAAGAACCTTATGCTTTTGGAACACACTGAGCGTCTTCCTGCAACATCCTTTTGAGGGTTAACCTATTTATACCAAGCGTCTTTGCTGTCCTTGAATAGTTTCCTTTCAAAAGAGAAAAAGCTTCCTGCACAATGGTTTTAGAAAGCTTATCCATAAGAGTGTAGTATATGTTGCTCTCTCCTTCTCTTATTAGCCTTCCAACTTCTCTTCTTAGCGTATCCTCAAGGCTGTAATTTTCGTAATCTTGGGTTATGATATCAAGATCTTCTTCTTTTAGAACCGCTCCGGTGCAAGAGCTTATAGCTCTTGTAAGTGCGTTTTCAAGCTCCCTCACATTGCCTGGCCAGTTGTAAGACAAAACTTTCTTTAAAAATCCCTCCGTATAGCCTATTATTCTTTTACCTGTTTCCCGCGAGATGTTCTGTAATATACAATCTACCAGCAACGGTATGTCATCCTTTCTCTCTCTAAGGGGTGGTATGTGGATCTCTGCTGTGCTTATCCTGTAGTAAAGGTCTTCTCTGAATTTACCCTCTTTTACGAGCCTTTTAAGATCCTTGTTGGTGGCACTTATCAATCTAAAATCGCAGTGTATCTCTTTGGTGCTTCCAAGCCTTCTAACTTTTTTTTCTTGCAATACCCTTAAAAGTTTAGGCTGTAAGTGTAAAGGTAAGTCCCCTACCTCGTCCAAAAAGAGAATACCGCCCTTTGCAGACTCTATGAGCCCTTCTTTGCTTGATATGGCTCCTGTGAAAGCTCCCTTTTCGTATCCAAAAAGTTCTGCCTCAAGTAGTTCCGAAGGCACTGCAGAACAGTTTATCGCAACAAAAGGTCCGTTCCACCTTCTGGATGTCTTCCATAATGCCTTTGCAAAGACCTCCTTCCCCACACCCGTCTCACCAAAGAAAAGCACAGGAACATCAAGAGAAGCAGCTTTACCTACCTTTAAAAGCACCTCCTTCATCTTACCTTCAGGGTTTCCCACTATGGAACAGAGCTCTTTGCACAGCTCCCCAGAGACCTCTTCCTCTCGCTTGTGAAGGTATATAATCCTCTGAACTTTCTGAGAACTGTCCAACTTTTGAAGTAGCCTTCTTAGCCTTTCCTCGTCTATGGGTTTGAGCAGAACATCGTAAAATCCAAGGCTTACAAGCTTTATTGTGTAGCCCGGGATGCTTTTAGAGGTAAGTGCTACTGGTATGTTTTCTCCATCTTTTAGGTCTGGGAGACTTGAAAGACCTACAGTGTCTATATCTACAAGCACAAAGGCGTTCTCCAATTCTTCTGGAAGTTCCTCAACTTTTTGAAAACCTTCAACTCTCAAGCTTGGGTCTGTGGTGTGCAGTAGCCTTTCCATGTTTATAGAATATACAATCTGATTACACAACATACATGATATCGCTCACATTTTATACGCCGTTTACCCTTTTCCCCACAATCTTTCCTTTGGCACAAAGTTTGCAAAATGTTCACCGTAGGAGGTTGAGAAGTATGGAGAGAGAAATTTTGGAAATAAACCCAAGAGAGAGGTTAAAGGCGGAAAAACATCCTTTGGATATTCTTTCCGAGCTTCCTGAGATAATAAAGAAAGGATACGAAGAGACACCAGAGGAAGACCTTGTAAGGCTACAGTGGTATGGACTTTACCATGACAAGCCAAGAGTAGGACACTTTCTCCTTAGGGTTAAGGTGCCAGGTGGTATTTTATCTGCAAAGCAGGTAAAGGTGTTAGGAGATATAGCTTATAGGTTCAACGACTATGCGGAGCTAACCTTAAGACAGGATGTACAGCTTCACTACATAAGGTTAGAAGACCTTCCGGAAGTTTTTGAGAGACTCAAAAGCGTGGAACTCTTTCCTGTAGGAGCTTGTGGTGATACCGTTAGGAATATTACCACATGCCCCCTCTGTGGCGTAGAAAAGCACGAGCTTTTTGATGTGGTGGATAATATCTACGAACTTGAGGAATTTTTTCATAACCCAGAAAATAGAGAGTACTTTAACTTACCCAGAAAGTTCAAAATAACCCTTTCCGCATGTCCTTACCACTGCAATATGCCAGAAATGCACGACCTTGCTTTTGTGGGAACCATCTTAGAAGGCACTGAAGGTTTTGCAGTGTGGGTAGGAGGTGGTCTATCCTCCACACCCAGAATAGCGCGAAAGCTTGGCATCTTTGTGGAAAAGGATAAAGTACTTGAAGTAGCAAAAGCTGTAGTGGACATATGGAAGGAAGATCCGGAAAACAGAAAATCCTTTGTGAAGGCAAGATTCAAGTACATGGTGGACAGGCTGGGTGTTGAAAGGATAAGAGAGATGCTTTTAGAAAGACTCAGCTTTCTGCCAGCAGTCCTTGAACAAGAGCCAATACCTGTAAAAAGATACTTCCACACGGGTTTGGGAGAACAGAAACAAAAAGGCTTTTACTACTTAGGAATACCTGTCCCAGCAGGAAGGGTAAAGGGAAGTCAGCTTTTAAAGCTAACTGAGCTCATGGAAAAGTTTAACCTTTCCCTCAGGATCACTCAAAGACAGAACTTGGTGCTGGTAAATATTCCAGAGGATAAGCTTGAGACGGTAAAGGAAGAAGTAAAAGGGCTTGGCTTTCATCTTGATGTGAGCGAAACCAGAGCTGTATCGGTTGCCTGTACCAGTGATCCCTTCTGTAACTACTCGGTAGGTCCTTCTAAGGAAGCACTTTTAGAACTTCTTGAATATCTTGAGAGGGAACTGGGAAGGATAGAGAATATAACTATAGGTGTTGATGGGTGTCCTCATGCCTGCGCTCACCATTGGCTAAACGATATAGGCTTGCAAGCAACACACCTTAGACATCCAGATGGCTCTGTAGAGACCACTTACAATTTAGTTCTTAGGGGAGGGTATGGAAAGTATGCAAAGGTAGGAAAAGTCATTGCTAAAAAAGTCTCACTTGAAAAGTTAAAGGTTTACCTAAAGAACCTTATCCTTGCCTTTAGAAACTCGGAATTTGAAGATTTTTACTCTTTTGTAAATTCCAAAAGTGATGAAGAGCTCATCAGTATAATGTCCGCCAAAGCTCTGGAAGATAAGAAGCTTGTTAAGATAAGCATATTTGGTCCGTTAAGTCGTTTTTCTGGGGGGCTTACTGAGATTGAAGTGAGTGCTCCAACTGTACGTTCCGCTCTTGAATTTCTTGAGAAGGAGTTTGAAGGCTTTAGAGGGAAGCTTTTTGATGAACAGGGGAATCTAAAGCCTTTTGTGAAGGTTTTCCTTAACGAGGAGGACATATCTTATCTGAAGGGGCTTGATAGCGAGCTGAAAGAGGGTGATCATATCATGCTCTATCCCGCTCTTGCTGGAGGTTCTCACACTTTTGATGAACTTGAACTGCACGAGCTTGCTATAGAGTTTGAGGATAAACCTCCACAGGAACTTATCTCCTGGGCTATTGAAAACTTTCATCCTAAGCTTTATATAGCCTTCAGCGGTCAGGCAGAGGATACGGTACTTTTGGACATGGCTTGGAGGATAAACCCAGAAGTTAGGGTTTTTACAGTGGACACAGGGAGATTACACGAAGAGACATACAGACTTATTCAGGAGATAGAAGAGAGGTACAACATAAGAATAGAACTTTACTTTCCTTCCGCAGGTGATGTGGAAGAGCTGGTCAAAAAGCACGGTATCAACTGTTTTTACAGGACGGTTGAACTCAGACATCTGTGCTGTCATATAAGAAAGGTAAGACCGTTATTGAGAGCTCTTTCTCAGGTGGACGCTTGGATAACAGGACTTAGGAGAGAGCAATGGGCTAGCAGGCAGAATATTATGAAAATAGAAGTAGACCACGACCATGGGCAGATAGTGAAGATAAATCCCCTTGCAGACTGGAGCGAAAGGCAGGTATGGGAGTACATAAAGAAAAACAACCTACCTTATAACAAGCTCTACGAGATGGGATATAGAAGTATAGGGTGTGAACCTTGCACAAGGCCAGTGGCACCTTACGAAGACCCAAGGGCTGGCAGGTGGTGGTGGGAGAAGGACGCTCCAAAAGAATGTGGTATGCACTGCAGTATAGAGACAGGTGGTTTTGAAAAGATAGCGGACAAGCTGATAAAGGAGGAGAAAGATGGCCATAAGAGTTCTTGAAAAAGTGAATGAGAAAAGCTTAATAAAAGAATTAACATTAAGGGGTTGGAAGGAGGGGAAATTCAATGGAAAGCAAGCTATGTTTAAGGAATTTGAAACCTACCTTTGGGTTGCAGTAATAGAAGAGTATCCGTACTTTCTATCTCTCCCAAAAGAAGAAAATTCCAAGGTGCATTCGGGGGGTATGAAAGAGTTAATGAAGGAAGTAGAAAAGCTTTCTCATAAGATGGGCTTTTCTTTACCTATAAAGCCAGGAGGAGGACATCATGTTTGAATACGCCGTGTTTGGCTTCTTCATAGCCTTTGCCATAGGATTAACTGGTGTAGGTGCTGGAACTCTTACTGC
This genomic interval carries:
- a CDS encoding Lrp/AsnC family transcriptional regulator; amino-acid sequence: MSITELMELESEYSIKAYILIKADPREIPSIMLALSTFEGVKTADVVTGPYDIIVFAELRNQDELGRLVINKIHSLEGVREALTCVVVKI
- a CDS encoding phosphoadenylyl-sulfate reductase, with amino-acid sequence MLYPALAGGSHTFDELELHELAIEFEDKPPQELISWAIENFHPKLYIAFSGQAEDTVLLDMAWRINPEVRVFTVDTGRLHEETYRLIQEIEERYNIRIELYFPSAGDVEELVKKHGINCFYRTVELRHLCCHIRKVRPLLRALSQVDAWITGLRREQWASRQNIMKIEVDHDHGQIVKINPLADWSERQVWEYIKKNNLPYNKLYEMGYRSIGCEPCTRPVAPYEDPRAGRWWWEKDAPKECGMHCSIETGGFEKIADKLIKEEKDGHKSS
- the murA gene encoding UDP-N-acetylglucosamine 1-carboxyvinyltransferase, with protein sequence MINTTSYTSESLIIKGGCKLKGKVRISGSKNASLPIIMSTLLTNKPCHIEDVPDLLDVKNSVELLRLLGAEVIQSSTSLAVDASKVNSFIAPDHLVRRMRASVLAMGPLLARFKKAVVAMPGGCSIGIRAIDQHLKVFEKAGAHIKVQHGYIHLELKDIKPVEYTFEVVTVTGTENALMFLSMCEKRSILRNIAIEPEVMDLIEVLRKMGANIQVEGRTAIIRGSSELGGFTHRVIPDRIEAGTFLVAGFMTKGDIELENVRVDHLGSVIEKLKEAGACIEVCGTDRIRVYSKGNSIRPLSISTLEYPGFPTDMQAQFMSMCCLADGWSDITENIFENRFQHVAELKRMGADIHVKGRTAFVRGVEKLTGAEVFSTDLRASASLVLAGLVAEGETIVRDIYHLDRGYERLDEKLRNLGAVVERQTSYE
- a CDS encoding Gfo/Idh/MocA family oxidoreductase produces the protein MNEHILIVGLGNMGRKYLSKLEELGHKLVACDIDPQKATDKHPFYCHLGEVKEELKAVIVAIDPIAHVSVSENFLEKGIPVLLEKPPALSTEEFEKIYHYPNLYVSEIETFSSCLNFFPKEVENIQIERLGKGKGYISPLWDLAWHDLYLLQLFFEDIKIEKLTVNKVWELHGRMDDVPFSIRTAWQYPEPSRRWIINGGQVILDFAREEVWVGNRLIHREEKRDKLRLMLESFIKGNFDHKSRERAKKNLMLLEHTERLPATSF
- a CDS encoding sigma-54 dependent transcriptional regulator, producing MERLLHTTDPSLRVEGFQKVEELPEELENAFVLVDIDTVGLSSLPDLKDGENIPVALTSKSIPGYTIKLVSLGFYDVLLKPIDEERLRRLLQKLDSSQKVQRIIYLHKREEEVSGELCKELCSIVGNPEGKMKEVLLKVGKAASLDVPVLFFGETGVGKEVFAKALWKTSRRWNGPFVAINCSAVPSELLEAELFGYEKGAFTGAISSKEGLIESAKGGILFLDEVGDLPLHLQPKLLRVLQEKKVRRLGSTKEIHCDFRLISATNKDLKRLVKEGKFREDLYYRISTAEIHIPPLRERKDDIPLLVDCILQNISRETGKRIIGYTEGFLKKVLSYNWPGNVRELENALTRAISSCTGAVLKEEDLDIITQDYENYSLEDTLRREVGRLIREGESNIYYTLMDKLSKTIVQEAFSLLKGNYSRTAKTLGINRLTLKRMLQEDAQCVPKA